A single genomic interval of Stieleria maiorica harbors:
- a CDS encoding DNA gyrase subunit B gives MSDAPSSDLPESDAPESQEAASQETGSDAASPNVPASSMPAANQKYTDEDLKHLSDLDHVRKRPGMYIGDTSTRGLHHLVYEVVDNSIDEAMAGFASKVSVIVHTDGSVTVEDDGRGIPVTKHQELSAELDREVSTLEGVMTVLKFGGKFEKGAYQTSGGLHGVGVTVVNFLSQWAEAEVSRDGFTWSQEYERGVATGPVKKGRTTSKTGTRTTFKADAQIFSVTKYSFDTLYKRLQELAFLNSGVRITFLDERNGEGGDFKYERGITEFVEHLNRASDPLHSDVISIVGEKDGCQYEIALQYSTEYTENVQSYVNNIHTIEGGTHVSGFRSALTRTLNNYGKKENLLKNATLGGDDIREGITAVISVRVPHPQFEGQTKTKLGNSEVEGIVSGGVGEQLAKYLEENPRVAKSIVRKGLLASEAREAARKAKDLLRKRKDALGGGGLPGKLRDCISKQMERCELYLVEGDSAGGSAEGGRMRDFQAILPLRGKIINAYKSREDKVLANEEVRSMIQAIGTGIGGDQDISKRRYNKIVVMTDADVDGSHIRTLLLCFFYRQMYQLVADGHVYVAQPPLFRVTHGRNRYYVQTDEEMKSQLLERGLKDTVFEAEDGRRVEGDDMRKLCSSLASMEDAILALERRGVSLRAHAERIDPVTNKLPSWLLTYGNEEHWFHSTDEVETHLNEHNLVLDDEAAAEQEGETGETEAADGEAAATPAEDAEPAKSLAHLAELHEVRTINSGLKELAELVFSLEDLIPADRTGMTTPRFELVRGEDVRRPMADLRELLPEVRAAGEKGLQVTRFKGLGEMNAEELRETTLDPANRTLVKVNMKDAGAADEMFRLLMGDKVEPRREFIEKHALDVRNLDV, from the coding sequence ATGAGCGACGCCCCCTCTTCAGATCTCCCGGAATCCGACGCCCCCGAATCGCAGGAAGCGGCCTCCCAGGAAACCGGCTCCGATGCAGCGAGTCCCAATGTTCCGGCCTCCTCGATGCCTGCCGCGAACCAGAAATACACCGACGAAGACCTGAAACACCTTTCGGACTTGGATCACGTCCGCAAGCGACCGGGGATGTACATCGGTGACACGTCGACACGCGGCTTGCACCACTTGGTCTATGAAGTCGTCGACAATTCGATCGATGAAGCGATGGCGGGATTCGCCAGCAAGGTGTCCGTGATCGTCCACACCGACGGCAGCGTGACGGTCGAAGACGACGGACGCGGCATCCCGGTGACCAAGCACCAAGAACTTTCGGCCGAACTGGACCGCGAAGTCAGTACGCTCGAAGGCGTGATGACGGTGCTCAAATTCGGCGGCAAGTTCGAAAAAGGCGCCTACCAAACCTCCGGCGGTCTGCACGGCGTCGGCGTCACCGTCGTCAACTTCCTCAGCCAGTGGGCCGAAGCCGAAGTCAGCCGAGACGGGTTCACCTGGAGCCAAGAGTACGAACGCGGTGTCGCCACCGGACCGGTTAAGAAAGGGCGCACGACCAGCAAGACCGGAACCCGTACCACGTTCAAGGCCGATGCGCAGATCTTCTCGGTCACGAAATACAGCTTCGACACCCTCTACAAACGACTCCAAGAACTCGCATTCCTCAACAGCGGCGTGCGAATCACGTTCCTGGACGAGCGCAACGGCGAAGGCGGTGACTTCAAATACGAACGCGGGATCACCGAGTTCGTCGAGCACCTCAACCGCGCCAGCGATCCGCTGCACAGCGATGTGATTTCCATCGTCGGCGAAAAAGACGGCTGCCAGTACGAAATCGCACTCCAGTACAGCACCGAGTACACCGAGAACGTTCAGTCCTACGTCAACAACATTCACACCATCGAAGGCGGAACGCACGTGTCCGGATTTCGATCGGCACTGACACGGACGCTGAACAACTACGGCAAGAAAGAAAACCTGCTCAAAAACGCCACCCTGGGCGGAGACGATATCCGCGAAGGCATCACCGCGGTGATCAGCGTGCGCGTGCCGCATCCGCAGTTCGAAGGCCAAACGAAAACCAAACTCGGCAACAGTGAAGTCGAAGGCATCGTCAGCGGCGGCGTCGGCGAACAGCTGGCAAAATACCTGGAAGAAAACCCGCGCGTCGCCAAGTCGATCGTCCGCAAAGGATTGCTCGCCTCCGAAGCCCGCGAGGCGGCCCGCAAGGCCAAGGACCTGCTCCGCAAACGAAAAGATGCCCTCGGCGGCGGCGGGCTGCCCGGTAAGCTCCGGGATTGCATCAGCAAACAAATGGAACGCTGCGAACTGTACCTGGTCGAAGGTGACTCGGCAGGCGGATCGGCCGAAGGCGGGCGGATGCGCGACTTCCAAGCCATCCTGCCGCTGCGCGGTAAGATCATCAACGCCTACAAAAGCCGCGAAGACAAGGTGCTGGCCAACGAAGAAGTGCGTTCGATGATCCAGGCGATCGGAACCGGCATCGGCGGCGACCAAGACATCTCCAAACGCCGCTACAACAAAATTGTCGTCATGACCGACGCCGACGTCGACGGCAGCCACATCCGCACCCTGTTGCTGTGCTTCTTCTATCGCCAAATGTACCAGCTGGTCGCCGACGGCCACGTCTACGTCGCCCAGCCGCCGTTGTTCCGTGTCACCCACGGCCGCAACCGCTACTACGTCCAGACCGATGAAGAGATGAAGAGCCAGCTGCTCGAACGCGGCCTCAAAGACACCGTCTTTGAAGCCGAAGACGGACGACGGGTCGAAGGCGACGACATGCGAAAGCTGTGTAGTTCTCTGGCCTCGATGGAAGACGCGATCCTGGCACTCGAGCGACGCGGCGTCAGCCTCCGCGCCCACGCCGAACGCATCGATCCGGTCACCAACAAACTGCCCTCCTGGCTGCTGACCTACGGCAACGAAGAACACTGGTTCCACAGCACCGACGAAGTCGAAACGCATCTCAACGAGCACAACCTGGTTCTCGATGACGAGGCGGCCGCCGAACAGGAAGGCGAAACGGGCGAAACCGAAGCGGCCGACGGCGAGGCCGCGGCGACGCCAGCCGAAGACGCCGAACCGGCTAAATCGCTCGCCCACCTGGCCGAACTGCACGAAGTGCGGACGATCAACAGCGGACTCAAGGAACTGGCCGAATTGGTGTTCTCACTGGAAGACCTGATTCCCGCCGACCGAACCGGGATGACAACACCCCGATTCGAATTGGTCCGCGGCGAAGACGTCCGCCGGCCGATGGCCGATCTCCGCGAACTACTGCCCGAAGTCAGAGCGGCCGGTGAAAAGGGACTGCAAGTGACACGCTTTAAAGGGCTGGGCGAAATGAACGCCGAAGAACTTCGCGAAACCACGCTCGATCCGGCCAACCGGACGCTGGTCAAAGTCAACATGAAAGACGCCGGCGCGGCAGACGAAATGTTCCGCCTGTTGATGGGCGACAAAGTCGAACCGCGACGCGAATTCATCGAAAAGCACGCCCTAGACGTCCGCAACCTGGACGTCTAG
- a CDS encoding thymidine kinase → MAKLYFYYSTMNAGKSTTLLQCSYNYHERGMKTLILLPEIDTRDQAGKVTSRIGLAADAVTFDLADNLLSMVRHRHQTETLHCVLVDEAQFLTARQVKQLSDVCDDLDIPVMAYGLRTDFQGNLFTGSEVLLAWADTLTEIKTICHCGRKATMVLRIDDSGHPIKDGRQIQIGGNERYVSVCRRHFKEGMCDPAADELPLLDAIEGPPAG, encoded by the coding sequence ATGGCAAAACTGTATTTCTACTACTCCACGATGAACGCGGGGAAATCCACGACGTTGCTGCAGTGCAGCTACAACTATCACGAACGTGGGATGAAGACGCTGATCTTGCTGCCGGAGATCGACACCCGCGACCAGGCCGGCAAAGTCACCAGCCGGATCGGACTGGCCGCCGACGCCGTCACGTTCGACCTGGCCGACAATTTGTTGTCAATGGTACGTCACCGCCATCAAACCGAAACGCTGCATTGCGTGCTGGTCGACGAAGCCCAATTCTTGACCGCTCGGCAAGTCAAACAGCTCAGCGACGTCTGTGACGACCTGGACATCCCCGTGATGGCGTACGGACTAAGGACCGATTTCCAAGGCAACTTGTTCACCGGCAGCGAGGTTTTGTTGGCTTGGGCCGACACACTGACCGAAATCAAGACCATTTGCCATTGCGGACGCAAGGCGACGATGGTGCTGAGAATCGATGATTCGGGGCATCCGATCAAGGACGGCCGGCAAATTCAAATCGGGGGCAATGAACGTTACGTGTCGGTCTGTCGCCGACACTTCAAGGAAGGCATGTGCGACCCCGCCGCCGATGAATTGCCACTGTTGGACGCGATCGAAGGGCCGCCGGCGGGATAG
- the leuS gene encoding leucine--tRNA ligase has translation MPRYNPADLEPRWQAYWEEHKTFATPEKPGPKKRYILDMFPYPSGDGLHVGHPEGYTATDIVCRYARLCGESVLHPMGFDAFGLPAEEHAIKTGEHPRIQTQRNIDNFTRQLKMLGFSYDWDRVLATTDEDYFRWTQYIFLVLFDTWFDYETQKGRPIAELPIPEDVQSQGESAVADYVDAQRLAYLDDALVNWCPQLGTVLANEEVIDGKSERGGHPVKRIPLRQWMLRITDYAERLLDGLEDLDWPAGIKKLQSDWIGRSTGAEVDFYIGDQASFDAWKASRAGAPLPASPGEDALRVYTTRPDTLFGATYMVVSPEHPMLDRLTGAEQSDAVKAYCEKASFKSDRERTEGDREKTGVFTGSYAINPVNGTPIPVWVADYVLAGYGTGAIMAVPAHDERDFEFAVKYELPVIAVVDPPADAEDRDDILAGKACYVAVGNAINSGPMDGKPTEEVKRQITESLASDGLGMAAVNYKLRDWLFSRQRFWGEPFPILHEVDEDGTPTGRMRGVDPAELPVRLPELEDFKPHGKPEPPLGKAGDDWLYVQIDGKRYRRETNTMPQWAGSCWYYLRYIDPKNDQALVDPQKQAEWMPVDLYVGGAEHAVLHLLYSRFWHKVLFDRGHVTTPEPFVRLVNQGMILGDVEYTAFFDDDGQPVSAGEVRKGPDGGRQSKDGRAVTAKTVPEEDVQKKGEGFVLKVDPKIKVDSRAHKMSKARGNVINPDVVVSEYGADSLRLYEMFMGPLEATKPWSMAGVGGVRNFLDRVWRMIVDDQEEELVLQPALTEEPCDEEQNRMLHATIKKVTEDTDAMSFNTAIARMMEFTNYFTRAEKRPIDAMKSFLILLSPYAPHLCEELWKILGQEGVIAHQSWPQWDESALVQSSIEVPVQFNGKVKSKIHVPPDAKPDQMIEAALSDQRVQSMLEGKNVVKKIAVPGRLVNLVVK, from the coding sequence ATGCCGCGTTACAACCCAGCCGATCTTGAGCCGCGATGGCAAGCTTATTGGGAAGAACATAAGACGTTCGCCACGCCCGAGAAACCGGGCCCCAAAAAACGCTACATCTTGGACATGTTCCCCTACCCCAGCGGCGACGGACTGCACGTCGGCCACCCGGAGGGTTACACGGCGACGGACATTGTTTGCCGCTACGCCCGACTGTGTGGCGAAAGCGTGTTGCACCCGATGGGATTCGATGCGTTCGGATTGCCTGCCGAAGAGCACGCGATCAAAACCGGCGAACACCCGCGGATCCAGACCCAACGCAATATCGATAACTTCACGCGGCAGCTGAAGATGCTCGGTTTCAGCTACGACTGGGACCGCGTGCTGGCGACCACCGACGAAGACTACTTCCGCTGGACGCAGTACATTTTCTTGGTCCTGTTCGATACCTGGTTTGACTACGAGACGCAAAAGGGCCGCCCGATCGCCGAGCTGCCGATTCCCGAGGACGTTCAATCGCAAGGCGAGTCGGCCGTCGCCGACTACGTCGACGCCCAACGGTTGGCGTACCTGGACGACGCCTTGGTCAATTGGTGCCCCCAGCTGGGGACCGTGCTGGCCAACGAAGAAGTCATCGACGGCAAGAGCGAACGCGGCGGACACCCCGTCAAACGGATTCCGCTGCGTCAGTGGATGCTGCGGATCACCGACTACGCCGAACGATTGCTCGACGGGCTTGAGGACCTGGACTGGCCGGCGGGGATCAAGAAGCTGCAATCGGATTGGATCGGGCGAAGCACCGGCGCGGAAGTCGACTTTTACATCGGCGATCAAGCATCGTTTGACGCTTGGAAGGCGAGTCGGGCGGGGGCGCCGCTGCCGGCCAGCCCCGGTGAGGACGCGCTGCGCGTCTACACGACGCGTCCCGACACGCTGTTCGGCGCGACCTACATGGTCGTTTCGCCCGAGCACCCGATGCTGGATCGGTTGACCGGCGCGGAGCAGTCGGACGCTGTCAAAGCGTATTGCGAGAAGGCGTCCTTCAAATCCGATCGCGAACGGACCGAAGGAGATCGTGAAAAAACGGGTGTGTTCACCGGCAGCTATGCGATCAACCCCGTCAACGGAACTCCGATCCCCGTGTGGGTCGCCGATTATGTCTTGGCCGGCTATGGAACCGGCGCGATCATGGCCGTACCGGCGCACGACGAACGCGACTTTGAATTCGCGGTCAAATACGAGTTGCCGGTCATTGCCGTCGTCGATCCGCCCGCGGACGCCGAAGACCGCGATGACATCCTGGCCGGGAAAGCGTGTTATGTCGCGGTCGGAAATGCGATCAACAGTGGCCCGATGGACGGTAAGCCGACCGAAGAGGTCAAGCGGCAAATCACCGAGTCGCTCGCGTCGGACGGGCTCGGCATGGCCGCGGTCAATTACAAATTGCGCGACTGGTTGTTCAGCCGGCAACGTTTCTGGGGCGAGCCCTTTCCGATCCTTCACGAAGTCGATGAGGACGGCACACCGACCGGGCGGATGCGTGGCGTCGATCCCGCAGAGTTGCCCGTTCGATTGCCCGAGCTGGAGGATTTCAAACCGCACGGAAAACCCGAGCCGCCGCTGGGCAAGGCCGGTGACGATTGGTTGTACGTCCAGATCGACGGCAAGCGTTATCGTCGCGAAACCAATACCATGCCGCAGTGGGCCGGGTCGTGCTGGTACTACCTCCGTTACATCGATCCCAAAAACGACCAGGCATTGGTGGATCCGCAAAAGCAAGCAGAGTGGATGCCGGTCGACTTGTACGTCGGTGGTGCCGAGCATGCGGTGTTGCACTTGCTGTACTCGCGGTTCTGGCACAAGGTGCTGTTCGATCGTGGCCACGTGACGACGCCCGAACCGTTCGTCCGTTTGGTCAACCAAGGCATGATCTTGGGCGACGTCGAGTACACGGCGTTCTTCGACGACGACGGGCAACCGGTGTCGGCCGGTGAAGTTCGCAAAGGTCCCGATGGCGGCCGGCAATCCAAGGACGGACGCGCGGTCACGGCAAAAACCGTCCCGGAAGAGGACGTGCAAAAGAAGGGCGAAGGATTTGTGCTGAAGGTCGATCCGAAGATCAAGGTCGACAGCCGTGCCCACAAGATGTCCAAGGCACGCGGCAACGTGATCAATCCCGATGTCGTCGTCAGCGAGTACGGCGCCGACTCGTTGCGGTTGTACGAGATGTTCATGGGGCCGTTGGAAGCGACCAAGCCCTGGTCGATGGCCGGTGTCGGCGGCGTCCGCAATTTCTTGGATCGCGTCTGGCGGATGATCGTGGACGATCAAGAAGAGGAGTTGGTGTTGCAGCCCGCGCTGACCGAGGAGCCGTGCGATGAAGAGCAAAACCGGATGCTGCACGCGACGATCAAAAAGGTCACCGAAGACACCGACGCGATGAGCTTTAATACCGCGATCGCACGGATGATGGAATTCACGAATTACTTCACGCGTGCCGAAAAACGACCGATCGACGCGATGAAGTCGTTCCTGATTCTGTTGTCACCTTACGCACCGCACCTGTGCGAAGAACTCTGGAAGATCCTGGGACAGGAGGGCGTGATCGCGCATCAGAGCTGGCCGCAGTGGGATGAATCGGCGTTGGTGCAAAGCTCGATCGAAGTGCCGGTGCAGTTCAACGGCAAGGTCAAGTCCAAGATTCACGTGCCGCCGGATGCCAAGCCCGATCAGATGATCGAAGCGGCATTGTCGGACCAGCGGGTGCAATCGATGTTGGAAGGCAAAAACGTCGTCAAGAAGATCGCCGTCCCCGGCCGCTTGGTGAACCTGGTGGTGAAGTAG
- a CDS encoding gamma-glutamyl-gamma-aminobutyrate hydrolase family protein — protein MSSEALVSKPIIGINCDFKAADRSKPGFAYLASGYFQSILSAGGIPVVVPPMDDADSIARVLDHVEGFMMIGGADLDPRNDGFMLHSSVRPMDPVRETSDRLLVAEIAERRIPLLAIGAGMQLLNIQQGGNLFLHIKEDLPMAVPHQDPHDPNHRHTLEVESDSLVGRVFGDGEIRVSSRHHMAIDEVAPGFRVTARCPDGVIEAIESEMMDWFAIGTQFHPECAAASALDVRIFEEFIEGICAAKTQEAENLRLVA, from the coding sequence ATGTCAAGCGAAGCTTTGGTTAGCAAGCCGATCATTGGTATCAATTGTGACTTCAAAGCTGCCGACCGCAGCAAACCCGGGTTCGCTTATTTGGCGTCGGGTTACTTCCAATCGATCCTCTCCGCCGGCGGGATCCCGGTGGTCGTGCCGCCGATGGACGATGCGGATTCGATCGCCCGTGTTTTGGATCATGTCGAAGGCTTCATGATGATCGGCGGCGCCGACCTGGACCCGCGCAACGACGGCTTCATGCTGCATTCGAGCGTTCGCCCGATGGACCCGGTTCGCGAAACCAGCGACCGCTTGCTGGTCGCCGAAATCGCCGAGCGTCGCATCCCGCTGCTGGCGATCGGAGCGGGCATGCAATTGCTGAACATCCAGCAGGGCGGAAATCTGTTCCTGCACATCAAAGAAGACCTGCCGATGGCGGTTCCGCACCAGGACCCCCACGACCCCAACCACCGCCACACGCTGGAAGTCGAAAGCGATTCACTGGTCGGCCGCGTGTTCGGTGACGGCGAGATCCGCGTCAGCAGCCGCCACCACATGGCGATCGACGAAGTCGCACCGGGTTTCCGCGTGACCGCCCGTTGCCCCGACGGTGTGATCGAAGCGATCGAAAGCGAAATGATGGACTGGTTCGCGATCGGCACCCAGTTCCACCCCGAATGCGCCGCCGCCTCGGCACTGGACGTCCGCATCTTCGAAGAATTCATCGAAGGCATCTGCGCGGCCAAAACACAAGAAGCCGAAAACCTGCGTCTGGTCGCCTAG
- a CDS encoding 3-oxoacyl-ACP synthase III: MKFENVRLAAIGALVPDEVWSSDEIEHRLEPLYQRLKLPEGRLELMSGISQRRVWPVGTVPSGPSIEAGKQALAAAGLPADSIGCLIHASVCRDFLEPATASRVHHGIGLSSNCWVYDVSNACLGLINGAIQIAMMIQSGAIDAGIVVGTENSRMLLESTIQALNGDTTLRRKDIKGAFASLTIGSGSCAWLLAHERLAPEATCIDVGIAEARTRFHDLCVSDSDSAGASMQPLMETDSEQLMAEGIATGVAAFEKLLAESGWTRDAIDRTVCHQVGTRHRVAMLQSMGLSTERDSVSFPQLGNTGSVALPLTVASAADQGDLSGGDRVAMLGIGSGINSVMLAARWGQTPVAGNIKAIQNAPLALKIPS, from the coding sequence GTGAAATTCGAAAACGTTCGGCTGGCGGCGATCGGAGCGTTGGTCCCCGACGAGGTCTGGTCGAGCGATGAAATCGAGCATCGGTTGGAGCCGCTTTATCAGCGGTTGAAACTGCCCGAGGGCCGTTTGGAGCTGATGTCGGGGATCTCCCAGCGCCGTGTCTGGCCGGTGGGGACTGTCCCCAGCGGTCCGAGTATCGAAGCGGGCAAGCAGGCACTGGCCGCCGCGGGATTACCGGCGGATTCGATCGGCTGTTTGATACATGCCAGCGTGTGTCGCGATTTTCTGGAACCGGCGACGGCATCCCGCGTGCACCACGGCATCGGCCTGTCGTCAAATTGCTGGGTTTACGATGTGTCCAACGCCTGTCTGGGGCTGATCAACGGTGCGATTCAGATCGCGATGATGATCCAAAGCGGTGCGATCGACGCGGGGATTGTCGTCGGCACCGAGAACAGCCGGATGTTGCTGGAGTCGACGATCCAGGCCCTTAACGGCGACACGACGCTACGTCGCAAGGACATCAAGGGCGCGTTCGCGTCGTTGACGATCGGGTCGGGCAGCTGTGCGTGGTTGCTGGCCCATGAGCGGTTGGCGCCCGAGGCGACTTGCATCGACGTAGGGATCGCCGAAGCCCGCACTCGGTTCCACGACTTGTGCGTCAGCGACAGCGATTCGGCGGGGGCGTCGATGCAGCCGTTGATGGAAACGGATTCGGAACAGCTGATGGCCGAGGGGATCGCGACGGGGGTCGCGGCGTTTGAGAAGTTGCTGGCCGAAAGCGGCTGGACTCGCGACGCGATCGACCGAACGGTTTGTCACCAGGTCGGCACGCGTCATCGCGTGGCGATGTTGCAGTCGATGGGGTTGTCGACCGAGCGGGACAGCGTTTCGTTCCCGCAGTTGGGCAACACGGGGTCGGTGGCATTGCCCTTGACGGTCGCTTCGGCGGCCGACCAGGGTGATCTGTCCGGGGGGGATCGCGTGGCGATGTTGGGGATCGGTTCGGGGATCAACAGCGTGATGCTTGCAGCCCGCTGGGGACAGACCCCGGTGGCGGGGAACATCAAAGCGATTCAAAATGCCCCGTTGGCCTTGAAAATCCCGAGCTGA
- the rpsD gene encoding 30S ribosomal protein S4, with amino-acid sequence MARYTGPKARVNRRLGTLIYETAGAARALDRRNTPPGMHVRGRRPSNYGAALQEKQKIKHYYGLGERQLRRYFDAVGRKSGNTGELLLLMCERRLDNVVRRVGFTKTRPQARQGVAHGHFLVNGVKVDKPSYILRPGDIVEVRGRENLKNLYRGVIANAAPDALDWVAFDSENLKATMLGLPGASDISLPVDANAVVEFLSR; translated from the coding sequence ATGGCTCGTTACACCGGCCCCAAAGCACGCGTCAACCGTCGACTCGGCACCCTGATTTACGAAACCGCGGGTGCCGCCCGTGCGCTCGACCGCCGCAACACGCCTCCGGGGATGCACGTCCGCGGCCGCCGCCCCAGCAACTACGGTGCGGCGTTGCAAGAGAAGCAAAAGATCAAGCACTACTATGGGTTGGGCGAACGCCAGCTGCGGCGCTACTTTGACGCCGTGGGTCGAAAATCGGGCAACACCGGTGAATTGTTGCTGTTGATGTGCGAGCGACGGTTGGACAACGTGGTCCGTCGCGTCGGGTTCACCAAGACGCGTCCCCAGGCTCGCCAAGGCGTCGCGCACGGACACTTCCTGGTCAACGGCGTGAAGGTCGACAAGCCCAGCTACATCCTGCGTCCGGGCGACATCGTCGAAGTCCGCGGCCGCGAAAATCTGAAGAACCTGTATCGGGGTGTGATCGCCAACGCGGCCCCCGATGCACTGGACTGGGTTGCGTTTGACAGCGAGAACCTGAAGGCGACGATGCTGGGCTTGCCCGGGGCCAGCGACATCAGTTTGCCGGTCGACGCTAACGCCGTCGTCGAATTCCTGTCTCGCTAA